In one Bacteroides intestinalis DSM 17393 genomic region, the following are encoded:
- a CDS encoding vitamin K epoxide reductase family protein: protein MLEVDNAGKVLYHYLHALHVKVSKTTVYRLLDTPLGNSMRGISDALDSLHINNAAYQLPKEFLDELEAPCIVIMNDNDSPFCLIEKIEETHITLSHSQRLRVSKQQFLQKWTGSVLVGEVTESTIQEKNCKLKNITMWIQRHQLLLAGIIAILLILYSTKRNYSTGISPYLLTLCIGVLVSSAILYKETVNSRFLHRFCHIGKMIDCNEVLHSKGSHIIGMGLGELSLLYFSVLLLFALICPYEFYGISVTCNIIAIGFTFYSVIYQLFIIRKGCMLCMLINLTVWSSCVTLYILQGQFNREFSLSAMLSFIAIACICLAGWLQIRALLKVKEERKQLKVQFSKLLNPDSFQKLLFAETQIEAMVNKEIALHNQISSTTQLMIVTNPNCKNCARMHSHIKEIASNVSISLVLLTFPKDGIGEKVAKTIIATYRTDGWEQAITALEEWYKNHNIKEVDKYAITVEEQRIWKQQQIYCSQQHISQTPSIIIDGYYVPEFYQLKELKYVLT from the coding sequence ATGTTGGAAGTTGATAACGCCGGTAAAGTACTCTACCACTATTTACATGCATTACACGTAAAAGTGAGTAAAACGACCGTATACCGTTTGCTCGACACACCGTTAGGCAACAGCATGCGGGGCATCAGTGATGCACTGGACTCACTCCACATCAACAATGCGGCATATCAACTTCCCAAAGAATTTCTGGATGAATTGGAAGCTCCATGTATTGTCATCATGAATGATAACGATTCCCCCTTTTGCCTGATTGAAAAAATAGAAGAAACGCATATCACCCTATCCCACAGCCAACGCCTGAGAGTAAGCAAACAGCAGTTCTTACAGAAATGGACAGGCAGTGTATTAGTGGGAGAAGTAACGGAAAGTACCATTCAGGAGAAGAACTGCAAGCTGAAAAATATAACAATGTGGATTCAACGCCACCAACTATTGTTAGCCGGTATCATTGCCATTCTATTGATATTATACAGCACAAAGCGTAATTACTCAACAGGAATATCACCCTATTTGCTTACATTATGCATAGGGGTCCTTGTATCTTCCGCAATACTATATAAAGAAACTGTCAACAGTAGGTTCTTGCATCGTTTCTGTCATATTGGCAAAATGATTGATTGCAATGAAGTTCTACATTCCAAAGGTTCTCATATCATAGGAATGGGGTTGGGAGAATTATCGCTACTCTACTTCAGTGTTTTATTGTTATTCGCCCTTATCTGTCCGTATGAATTTTACGGCATTAGCGTAACATGCAATATTATCGCAATAGGATTTACATTCTATTCTGTAATCTATCAGCTATTCATTATTCGCAAAGGATGTATGCTCTGCATGCTTATTAATCTGACTGTATGGAGCAGTTGCGTAACACTTTATATTCTACAAGGACAATTCAATAGGGAATTTTCACTCTCTGCCATGCTCTCTTTTATAGCAATCGCCTGTATTTGTTTAGCCGGGTGGTTACAAATCAGAGCCCTATTAAAGGTAAAAGAAGAAAGGAAGCAGTTAAAAGTACAATTTTCAAAACTATTGAATCCTGATAGCTTTCAGAAGCTATTGTTTGCAGAAACTCAGATTGAAGCAATGGTCAATAAAGAAATAGCATTGCATAACCAGATTTCAAGCACAACACAGTTGATGATTGTAACTAATCCCAACTGCAAGAATTGCGCCAGAATGCATTCGCACATCAAAGAAATTGCCTCCAATGTTTCTATATCATTAGTACTCCTAACTTTTCCAAAAGACGGGATTGGAGAGAAAGTAGCCAAAACCATTATCGCAACTTACCGTACAGACGGATGGGAGCAAGCAATAACAGCATTGGAAGAATGGTACAAAAATCATAATATAAAAGAAGTTGACAAATATGCTATCACTGTAGAAGAACAAAGGATATGGAAACAACAGCAAATCTATTGTTCGCAACAACATATCAGTCAAACGCCTTCTATAATTATTGACGGATATTATGTACCGGAATTCTATCAACTAAAAGAGTTGAAATATGTATTGACATAA
- a CDS encoding DUF3244 domain-containing protein: protein MKTLLIILSTVFISICSIQAQENGSMIEYNNTEREIPLKDFKPDKPISRSIIPQVAHAYLYNKVISISFEEVMQIVTIKITIESIGETVYSQEYINPTVVSIDLNMQDSDTYHIEIISDETYLKGEFIL, encoded by the coding sequence ATGAAAACACTTTTGATCATATTAAGTACTGTATTTATTAGTATTTGTTCCATTCAGGCACAAGAAAATGGAAGTATGATAGAATATAACAATACAGAAAGAGAAATTCCATTAAAGGATTTCAAACCGGACAAACCTATAAGTAGAAGTATTATTCCGCAAGTTGCACACGCCTATTTATATAATAAAGTAATATCCATATCTTTTGAAGAAGTAATGCAGATAGTCACCATAAAAATTACCATAGAATCTATTGGTGAAACTGTTTATTCACAAGAATATATAAATCCGACAGTAGTCTCTATTGACTTAAATATGCAAGATTCAGATACATACCATATCGAAATTATTTCAGATGAGACCTATTTAAAAGGTGAATTTATACTTTAA